A stretch of Lathyrus oleraceus cultivar Zhongwan6 chromosome 6, CAAS_Psat_ZW6_1.0, whole genome shotgun sequence DNA encodes these proteins:
- the LOC127093880 gene encoding uncharacterized protein LOC127093880, which produces MESGKRKTFQIKAKVPCVKGFIAFRDGLTNIRRDAFTLKYGKILHLLSVPVQKDAITALAQFYDPPLRSFLFRDFQLAPTLEEFIRILDSPKQKKGPYKGLGQIPKPEELAEVLDIPVKDLTPNIKIWGKIQGIPQEYLEKTTQTFVEAQKWEAHDTIMALLIFGLVLFPNMEKLIDTAAISVFWAVKVKNEDPVPALLADVYHTLHLRFEKKGRLMLCCIPLLYQWFVSHVFKDVDTIESMDGYEWSQKLVGLTENTIIWYPHGLNVRDTITSCGEFPNVPLIGSKGCINYNPILAVRQLGYPITYKPDDHLLEGFVFHDMEDLVMLKRVIRAWEKVRFRGQDKGKGVIGDRESYHQWVTRRSQEIKLPFILNPPTQPPPPEPIPVSMEEVEALRATIARLGRENEELHTSFQQISNERNEIKWELERKKAQLEATEEKVDKEERKRKKVKVGMGQADHCLETIKEQLTQVEKECQKNKRWWLRATEEKKEVREILEAKIHDLTISLHNAETQAEHERRLKEKSLEASRVTPTTWAEKCQEVKDAREVAQQWKDRFEAFHQDFEH; this is translated from the coding sequence ATGGAGTCAGGAAAGAGAAAAACATTCCAAATCAAAGCCAAGGTACCGTGTGTGAAGGGGTTCATTGCATTCAGAGATGGGTTGACTAATATCCGTCGAGACGCATTTACACTCAAATATGGGAAGATTTTACACTTGTTGTCTGTACCAGTACAGAAGGATGCTATTACCGCACtagcccagttttatgatccacCACTCAGAAGTTTCCTCTTTAGAGATTTCCAGTTGGCCCCAACTTTGGAAGAATTCATAAGAATATTGGACTCTCCTAAGCAGAAGAAGGGACCATACAAGGGGTTAGGTCAAATCCCTAAACCCGAAGAGTTGGCAGAAGTATTAGACATCCCAGTCAAAGATCTAACCCCTAACATCAAAATTTGGGGGAAGATACAAGGAATTCCACAAGAGTACCTGGAGAAAACTACTCAAACCTTTGTTGAAGCCCAGAAGTGGGAAGCCCATGATACTATTATGGCTTTACTTATTTTtggattggtgttatttcctaataTGGAGAAGTTAATTGATACAGCAGCTATCAGCGTGTTTTGGGCCGTCAAGGTTAAGAATGAAGATCCAGTGCCCGCACTCCTAGCAGATGTTTATCACACCTTGCACTTACGCTTTGAGAAGAAGGGAAGACTGATGTTATGTTGCATACCACTCCTTTACCAATGGTTTGTCTCTCATGTGTTCAAAGATGTTGATACAATTGAAAGTATGGATGGATATGAGTGGTCTCAAAAGCTAGTAGGACTCACTGAAAATACCATTATTTGGTATCCTCATGGTTTGAATGTGAGAGATACGATTACTAGTTGTGGAGAATTTCCAAATGTACCATTAATAGGGTCAAAAGGGTgcattaactacaaccctattttagcagTGAGGCAGTTGGGTTATCCTATCACATACAAGCCGGATGACCATTTGTTAGAAGGTTTTGTGTTCCATGATATGGAGGATCTCGTTATGCTGAAAAGGGTTATCCGAGCCTGGGAAAAAGTTCGCTTCAGAGGACAAGACAAAGGAAAGGGTGTCATAGGGGATAGAGAATCCTATCATCAATGGGTCACCAGAAGAAGTCAAGAGATTAAGCTACCATTCATCCTCAATCCTCCAACTCAACCTCCACCACCAGAACCCATCCCTGTCTCCATGGAAGAAGTGGAAGCGTTGAGAGCTACTATAGCAAGACTTGGACGAGAAAATGAAGAGCTACATACCAGCTTCCAGCAAATTTCAAATGAAAGAAATGAAATAAAGTGGGAACTAGAGAGGAAGAAGGCTCAGCTAGAAGCGACTGAGGAAAAGGTCGACAAGGAAGAACGCAAGAGAAAGAAAGTGAAAGTAGGCATGGGACAAGCTGACCACTGCCTAGAAACCATTAAAGAGCAGTTGACACAAGTTGAGAAAGAGTGCCAAAAGAATAAGCGATGGTGGCTACGAGCTACAGAAGAGAAAAAAGAAGTTAGAGAGATATTGGAGGCTAAGATACACGATCTCACTATCTCCCTCCATAATGCTGAGACCCAAGCCGAGCACGAGCGCCGACTTAAGGAAAAATCCCTTGAAGCTTCTCGAGTCACACCTACGACTTGGGCCGAGAAATGTCAAGAAGTAAAAGATGCTAGAGAAGTTGCTCAACAATGGAAAGATAGATTCGAGGCATTCCATCAAGACTTTGAACATTGA